The genomic DNA actcctaaaacaagatgtaaaaaaaaaatatacagtatatcgatataggcgatattgtaattttctatatcgccaaaataaaataaaactcgaCATATCACCCAGCGCTAATGAGGACAACACCGGGCAATTTGTCTGTCACTAAAGTCCAAAGAATTTAtacaaatttattttaaagtgattgcatttgttaatttaaaaaaaaatgtataataaattaaaatctgGCTTTATGTTCTCTCCCTTGCACCAACATATTTTTCACCATTTATTGGTTTTAATGCAATGAGTATGCCtgtgtaatttaaaaacacattttttttcttcaaaagttCCCAAAGTCGGACAAACCCGAACCTCTGCGTGGACAAACCCACTCTCCTCATATTTGTTGCACCTTGTTTCCTGTGAtgagatatttttgtatatgatGTTCAGATGCCATATCAATGAATATGTACTGACTCATGCTGTCAGAACAAATTCTACCTTCTCTTCCTGACAAAGATTTTATTTCTTGAGGAAATTGTGTCAGATGTAACTAATATTTAGTTGCCAGGCCAGTGTGTCTGCACAAGTATTGCTACAAAATGTTTGTAAACCTcagctgttttctgttttttttctctgaattaaataaagtttgaaaatGCAAGAGACACGGCTGTGAAGTATCGCTACTTTTTTCTGATTTACTTTTATTATCATGACTTGGTTTCTGAACCTTGTTCACTTAAATATAGGTCAAGTGGTCTTCAACAAGAACTTATTTTAATGATTgactaaaagcttttctattGCGTCATTGGAGCATGTAGATAATCAACGTTTACAGACTGATGGTCATGACTCACGActataaatagtttttataatgACAAACTGCTGGCAGAGAAtaaaatgaaactttaaaaggCTGTATGTTTATGTACAGCCTCATTAAATCTAACGAACATAGCTTTGTTGATGAATTAAAGTGCAATCATGGGAAACATGGcataaaccattttttttaaattatttttgtattttatcattattaacttagcttttttttcaattcatagATTGAAATATCCTTTGTCCTCATTATTCAAACTGACCAAAATTAGTAGGGACTTTgaaaagttatatatatatatataaatttgtaAGTTCTTGATAACTTGTGGCacaacaaagattaaaaaaaagtttttatattttaacacaGTTTGGAAGCATATTGAAATGTccagttctaaaaaaaaatgtacatattttgagttattttgtaattgatatattgtttttaacttgTGTTACATTCATTGGAGGTAAACATtacttagaaaaataaaaatacatttagatttgcatTCTGCCATAATAATTCACCTTTATTCAAATATCCCAACTCTACAACACATTTGTCATCTGTACAACACGAAGCtctatatatttacatttcagtttatttatttattttatttccttaattttttaaattatcgaACCATTTACGCTGCAAGAAATCTATGGTAAATAATTGCCACTTTTTCGATTGCAAATTATTTGATATCAAATAACAAACATCGCGTTATCTGAAGTATTCAATGTTCTCAcagatgagaaaaataaaataaaaatcaagtcaCTTTTAAGTATAACAGGCTAGAGGAAGTGGTGGCACACCCATCAGAATGGTGCAGTCCATTAGGAACCTCTGGgtgaataaatacagtttttttgtgactttaacAGTTATCAGCTGGACTTGTTGATGTTTTCCTaaaagaagaaccaaccaaGAATGTTCATGAAGTCACTTTTTGATCTGCCTGGACCCCTGCTTCCAGCCCTCCTTCACCTCGTTCATAAACGTGTCTTTGACCCTCTTCAAGCGGTGGTTCACCTCTTCCATATCTCCGGGGACCTTTCCGGCCTCCTGGCGGACCTGCCGCACAGTCTGGGACCGCAGGACCCGGGCCGACGCGTCCTTCCCGGCTATCTGAGCCTTGGTGATGGCGTAGGCGGTGATCTGAGCCGCTCTGCGGATCGGACGAGACTCGGCCAACTTCTCTACGAGGTGCAGGTTGTTGATAAGGGACAACAACAGTCGAGCGATCATTTTGACAGCCTAGCGTGTGTCTCCAGGTCCTTTAAAGACATTAACGTTTAGAATAAGCTTTAATAATCTTGTCattgaggaaaaacaaacagaaacaaagaCTTACCAGAGGAGAACACGCTGTGACCGCTGATATGTAACACTACTGGAACAACCGGCTGGAGAAGGTACACTGAAGTTAGACTCATGGTGGAGGCAGCTGATATTTAAACATACAGTACCATTATAACTCAGCGTCAGCAACCTGGACAGGGCTCCTCTATCAGGATCctttatgaatgaataaaaagaaGGACAACTAGCACCACATGAAAGACTAAAATCATTTGTTGTAACTGTAAAATTGGTAAATTTGTCTTGCTCCGACTTAAAAGGACTAGCTAGTTTATGACTGCAAAATCTCATTATCAGTTGATTAACCTAACCTATGGAGTAAAGATCATGCCAAAACCTCAACAATTCACaagcagaatcagaaatgttgtATTGATCCCAGGCATattatgtctttatttattttaaagtcagTGTGGTTTGCAAATATAAAACACCATTCTCACAAGCTCATGTAGGCCAATTTTGATATGTACTTGAAAAGTACAtatcaaacaaatacagcatgttttacacataCGAAGAAACATATCTTTAATTaccaaatatatactgtatatatacagtatatatcattcaaaaaagtgagcgtgcactgtagctgttcccactcaacattcttgaagccaaaatatataaatatatatatatggtctGCGCAATGTCTTTAATTACCAAATATATActgcatatatacagtatatatcattcaaaaaagtgagcgtgcactgtagctgttcccactcaacattcttgaagccaaaatatataaatatatatatggtctgcgcagtagggtccggcggAAGGAACCCTGGTAACACTCCCCGCTCAtatagcgtactgccctgatgagttaCGCAGCCCATCTACGCCAAGAAAAGATataccaacgtcttgttcagattATAGAGGtttgtacaaaaatacaatatatttcaactcaaatatctaaacGTACTCTATttacaattggaaaaaaaaatcacacatgtgaactgctattcacaaagagagctacgcaagatccacggctgtcaatcatcgtcatatatgacataaaacatatttttgtaaacctcaaataacatttaaaacaaacttcacagaaaaattataatttatgacctatactgcagccagtcagcaaaGGGGatctctaaaaataaaagcttcactccaccggggagcttgtccaagccatttttttttttttttttttacagtttatagTCTGAGTCTGCAAGGCaggacatttttaaagttttttttttttttttaataaaaatgttttgtttttcccatTGTTTTGTGTACTGTTGTATTTGTTTCTGAAGCATGATGCATTTGAACACTGACTTTGTTTGAGCATGAGTAAAacttatttttgacattttgtatgtACATGACGTTTTGGCTCATGTAGCTCCATATTGACCTATGTCAAGTTCAGTACTTGGAAGTTCatgtctgttaaaaaaaaaaaaaatctgttttcaattttgaaagtttttaaatggcctgattttattagttttatttagtATTGCTATGTGTTGTATAATCCTGAATAATCGACAAGGAAGTATAATATAGTCATAGTATATCATTTT from Gouania willdenowi chromosome 4, fGouWil2.1, whole genome shotgun sequence includes the following:
- the ncbp2as2 gene encoding uncharacterized protein NCBP2-AS2, with the protein product MIARLLLSLINNLHLVEKLAESRPIRRAAQITAYAITKAQIAGKDASARVLRSQTVRQVRQEAGKVPGDMEEVNHRLKRVKDTFMNEVKEGWKQGSRQIKK